A window of Streptomyces armeniacus contains these coding sequences:
- a CDS encoding diacylglycerol kinase, with protein sequence MSAPDLLVVIDPGARLTDGESVRIARDVLCAGAPGTKVCLPERPEDAARALARRGSRRPVVVGDDRALLRTVQLLHRDRDLAACALAMVPVGPPEGIALAGALGVPTTAVAASRAVLYGTEHPLDLLVDDSGGVVLGTLRVPPVPGPYEGARGSPAAQHGGGRAARARAYGPSGRRARGNGLPGPADDEGDGDAYGEGDPYGTADGDAAGAPYGGGDADGDPGGENRTGGTGTGTGRWVPPLRGCRSLVRTLTRPLPLLAALTGPGGRHGAGAQDWGPQRLRVEADGAVLADLDRPVTQVSLAPGSGGLAEVVVRRRPSGAPLRARAHTVTVSGPDFRYRADALVGGPVRARTWRALAGAWRLTLPGDPSA encoded by the coding sequence GTGTCGGCTCCAGACCTGCTGGTGGTCATCGATCCGGGGGCGCGGCTGACGGACGGGGAGTCCGTGAGAATCGCCCGAGACGTGCTGTGCGCCGGAGCCCCGGGCACGAAGGTGTGTCTCCCCGAGCGCCCGGAGGATGCGGCCCGCGCCCTCGCGCGCCGCGGAAGCAGACGCCCCGTGGTGGTGGGCGACGACCGTGCGCTGCTGCGTACGGTCCAACTCTTGCACCGCGACCGCGATCTGGCCGCCTGCGCGCTGGCGATGGTGCCGGTGGGGCCGCCGGAGGGGATCGCGCTGGCCGGCGCGCTGGGCGTGCCGACGACGGCCGTCGCCGCCTCGCGGGCGGTGCTGTACGGCACGGAACACCCGCTGGACCTGCTGGTCGACGACAGCGGAGGAGTGGTCCTGGGCACCCTGCGGGTGCCGCCCGTGCCGGGCCCGTACGAGGGTGCGCGCGGTTCGCCGGCGGCGCAGCACGGCGGCGGCCGTGCGGCCCGCGCTCGCGCGTACGGGCCGTCCGGGCGGCGCGCCCGTGGGAACGGGCTGCCGGGACCGGCGGACGACGAGGGGGACGGAGACGCGTACGGCGAGGGGGACCCGTACGGCACTGCCGACGGTGACGCGGCGGGCGCACCGTACGGAGGCGGCGACGCGGACGGTGACCCCGGCGGCGAGAACCGTACGGGCGGCACCGGAACGGGAACAGGGCGGTGGGTGCCGCCGCTCCGCGGCTGCCGCTCCCTCGTCCGCACCCTGACGCGGCCGCTCCCGCTGCTCGCGGCGCTCACCGGGCCCGGCGGCCGCCACGGCGCGGGCGCGCAGGACTGGGGGCCGCAGCGGCTCCGCGTCGAAGCCGACGGCGCGGTGCTCGCCGACCTGGACCGGCCCGTCACCCAGGTGTCGCTCGCGCCGGGCAGCGGCGGGCTCGCGGAGGTCGTCGTACGGCGCCGCCCGTCGGGCGCTCCGCTGCGTGCGCGGGCGCACACGGTCACCGTGTCCGGCCCGGACTTCCGCTACCGCGCGGACGCGCTGGTGGGCGGCCCGGTACGGGCCCGTACGTGGCGCGCGCTGGCCGGGGCGTGGCGACTGACGCTGCCGGGCGACCCCTCGGCGTGA
- a CDS encoding VOC family protein, with product MSTSTAGQYAWPAHLDVGAVRFARPTARYDAVLAFYRDDLGLPVLAAWRDHAGYDGVVFGLPGTPVHMEITQHGQPPHIPERHPENQLVLYLRGPEAVEAAVRRLTERGHTSVPAANPYWPERGAVLFPDPDGWLVVLAPWVFGEEDPPVTNGPGG from the coding sequence ATGAGCACTTCCACCGCGGGGCAGTACGCCTGGCCCGCCCATCTCGACGTCGGCGCCGTCCGGTTCGCCCGCCCGACCGCGCGCTACGACGCCGTCCTGGCCTTCTACCGGGACGACCTCGGGCTGCCGGTGCTCGCCGCGTGGCGGGACCACGCGGGGTACGACGGTGTGGTGTTCGGGCTGCCCGGCACGCCCGTGCACATGGAGATCACGCAGCACGGACAGCCGCCGCACATACCCGAGCGGCACCCCGAGAACCAGCTGGTGCTCTACCTGCGCGGTCCGGAGGCCGTCGAGGCGGCCGTACGACGGCTCACCGAGCGCGGCCACACGTCCGTACCGGCCGCGAACCCGTACTGGCCCGAGCGCGGCGCCGTGCTCTTCCCGGACCCGGACGGGTGGCTGGTCGTGCTCGCCCCGTGGGTGTTCGGCGAGGAGGACCCGCCGGTCACCAACGGCCCCGGTGGCTGA
- a CDS encoding acyltransferase family protein, translated as MADSVRNAAARIDAATPYGRDRAVDALRALAVVGVVLGHWLVTALTLGDEGQLLGDSPLRHLPALVPASWVLQSLALFFLVGGCVAARGYAAARDRGASYGSWLRARLNRLFRPAAGVLVLWTVVAGALFATGAGYETVHTLLVLVLSPLWFLLVFAALTALTPLVARLHPLWPLAVVLHVDLFRFGYGGGPGGLGWVNVLAGWLVPYCLGCAWARGAFARARTAVALLVPGVLGTVVLVLWAGYPAGMVGVPGAEVSNLNPPTLAAVSFGLAQCGAALLLREPLRRAMRRPLLWAGVALLNLSAMTVFLWHQTAMLAVTALGRAADPLTGPLTGLHTVPDGAGWVLARLAWLPVFALVLGLCLAAFGALERPRAAPVVVVAAGDAVPPGTAPAAGAAAGRTDAAARTRAAVGESAPG; from the coding sequence ATGGCTGACTCCGTACGGAACGCCGCCGCCCGTATCGACGCCGCGACACCGTACGGGCGCGACCGGGCAGTTGACGCCCTGCGCGCCCTCGCCGTCGTCGGCGTCGTGCTCGGGCACTGGCTGGTCACCGCGCTCACCCTGGGCGACGAGGGTCAGCTGCTCGGCGACAGCCCGCTGCGGCACCTGCCCGCGCTGGTCCCCGCGTCCTGGGTGCTGCAGAGCCTGGCGTTGTTCTTCCTCGTCGGCGGTTGCGTCGCCGCCCGTGGGTACGCGGCCGCGCGCGACCGCGGGGCGTCGTACGGCAGTTGGCTGCGCGCCCGGCTGAACCGGCTGTTCCGGCCGGCGGCGGGGGTGCTCGTGCTGTGGACGGTGGTGGCGGGCGCGCTGTTCGCGACCGGCGCGGGCTACGAGACGGTGCACACGCTGCTGGTGCTGGTGCTCTCGCCGCTGTGGTTCCTGCTGGTCTTCGCCGCGCTGACGGCGCTCACGCCACTGGTCGCCAGGCTGCATCCGCTGTGGCCGCTCGCCGTGGTGCTGCATGTGGACCTGTTCCGGTTCGGCTACGGCGGCGGGCCGGGAGGGCTCGGCTGGGTCAACGTCCTCGCGGGCTGGCTGGTGCCGTACTGCCTGGGCTGCGCGTGGGCGCGCGGCGCGTTCGCCCGCGCCCGTACGGCCGTCGCGCTGCTGGTGCCGGGCGTGCTGGGCACGGTGGTCCTGGTGCTGTGGGCGGGTTACCCGGCCGGCATGGTCGGTGTGCCGGGCGCGGAGGTGTCCAACCTCAACCCGCCCACCCTGGCGGCCGTTTCGTTCGGACTCGCCCAGTGCGGTGCGGCGCTGCTGCTCCGCGAACCGCTGCGGAGGGCGATGCGCAGGCCGCTGCTCTGGGCGGGGGTCGCCCTGCTCAACCTCTCCGCGATGACCGTCTTCCTGTGGCACCAGACGGCGATGCTCGCGGTGACCGCTCTGGGCCGCGCGGCCGACCCCCTCACCGGGCCGCTCACCGGCCTGCACACGGTGCCGGACGGTGCCGGCTGGGTGCTGGCGCGGCTGGCCTGGCTGCCGGTCTTCGCGCTCGTACTGGGCCTGTGCCTGGCGGCGTTCGGCGCGCTGGAACGGCCCCGGGCGGCACCCGTCGTCGTCGTCGCCGCGGGAGACGCCGTTCCGCCCGGCACCGCTCCCGCCGCGGGCGCGGCGGCTGGGCGTACGGACGCCGCTGCCCGTACGCGTGCGGCGGTCGGCGAGTCCGCACCGGGCTGA
- a CDS encoding phosphatidylinositol-specific phospholipase C domain-containing protein has product MSRVTPARRARSAVTAGAATLALTAAATVALAGPAPAQDRQPSSPRAAAATYAQTTGVGVHNAYEKDKYATFSEALDSGASLLELDVWTSNFGSGWRVSHSDPFGNSNNCENAAAALGPGATAADQSFDGCLADLRAWHDAHPGHAPVMLKVEMKDGFNDKGGRGPDEFDALLSERLGDALLRPSDVVGDHATLDEAVQAGGWPERDAMAGKFLFELIPGTVEEGNPADDLWTDEEYATHLSTLAADNRLDQAAAFPAVHGAEAGDPREARYEEALRPWFVVFDGDAKAYAGGSIDTRWYRERGYLLVMTDAHNVDPPIDATNPEEQQARDRVTALAAAHASFATSDWYPLPQVLSMVVPRGE; this is encoded by the coding sequence ATGTCCAGAGTCACCCCCGCGCGTCGCGCCAGATCCGCCGTCACCGCGGGCGCCGCCACCCTCGCCCTCACCGCCGCCGCCACCGTCGCCCTCGCGGGCCCGGCGCCCGCGCAGGACCGCCAGCCGTCGTCCCCCCGGGCGGCAGCCGCAACCTACGCCCAGACCACCGGCGTCGGCGTGCACAACGCGTACGAGAAGGACAAGTACGCCACCTTCTCCGAGGCCCTCGACTCCGGCGCCTCCCTCCTCGAACTCGACGTCTGGACCAGCAACTTCGGCAGCGGCTGGCGCGTCTCGCACAGCGACCCGTTCGGCAACAGCAACAACTGCGAGAACGCCGCCGCGGCCCTCGGCCCCGGCGCCACGGCCGCCGACCAGAGCTTCGACGGCTGCCTCGCCGACCTCCGCGCCTGGCACGACGCGCACCCCGGGCACGCGCCCGTCATGCTCAAGGTCGAGATGAAGGACGGCTTCAACGACAAGGGGGGCCGCGGCCCGGACGAGTTCGACGCGCTCCTCTCCGAACGCCTCGGAGACGCTCTCCTCCGCCCCTCCGACGTGGTCGGCGACCATGCCACGCTCGACGAGGCGGTCCAGGCCGGCGGGTGGCCCGAACGGGACGCGATGGCCGGGAAGTTCCTGTTCGAGCTGATACCGGGCACGGTCGAGGAGGGCAACCCGGCCGACGACCTGTGGACCGACGAGGAGTACGCCACCCACCTCAGCACCCTCGCCGCCGACAACCGGCTGGACCAGGCCGCGGCGTTCCCCGCCGTACACGGCGCGGAGGCGGGCGACCCGCGGGAGGCGCGGTACGAGGAGGCGCTGCGGCCGTGGTTCGTCGTCTTCGACGGTGACGCCAAGGCGTACGCGGGCGGGAGCATCGACACCCGCTGGTACCGGGAGCGCGGCTATCTGCTGGTGATGACCGACGCGCACAACGTCGATCCGCCCATCGACGCCACCAACCCCGAGGAGCAGCAGGCGCGCGACCGCGTCACCGCCCTCGCCGCCGCGCACGCCAGCTTCGCAACCTCGGACTGGTATCCGCTGCCGCAGGTGCTGTCGATGGTCGTGCCGCGCGGGGAGTAG
- a CDS encoding alpha/beta hydrolase — protein MRLRRERPRTRRTQGVGASADGRTRRTRRSWRTPGRVRSRLRRGLLAALIAVAVVVPLSGAGHAGTPAPVPPRLPAVTADSLPSRYAAGRDAARDAARMALAHGDRDRAAALRALAGPGRSLLEFDGRGDGRAVEVLGELATAERVAVLVPGSDTTLDTYDPSPGTRNPTKSLSGAARSLYDETRRQDRDARVAVVAWLGYDAPDTVSSDVLTTGLADEGAAELRAFTGTLRRAAPGARVALLCHSYGAAVCGRAADGSAAADIAFYGSPGTGAADAGGLGTGARVWAGRGSDDWIAHVPHAGPDLFGSNVGLGPDPLDADFGARRFAAGNAGHSDYLRPDSVSLRNLARIARGDAGAVSHG, from the coding sequence ATGAGGCTGCGACGAGAGCGCCCGCGGACGCGCCGGACACAGGGGGTCGGCGCGTCCGCGGACGGGCGTACGCGGCGCACGCGGCGTTCGTGGCGTACGCCGGGGCGGGTCCGTTCTAGGCTGCGCCGCGGGCTGCTGGCCGCGCTGATCGCCGTGGCGGTGGTGGTGCCGCTGTCCGGCGCCGGGCACGCGGGCACGCCCGCCCCTGTACCGCCCCGGCTGCCCGCCGTCACGGCCGACTCCCTGCCGTCCCGTTACGCCGCCGGCCGCGACGCCGCGCGCGATGCCGCCCGTATGGCGCTGGCGCACGGCGACCGCGACCGGGCGGCGGCGCTGCGCGCGCTGGCCGGGCCCGGACGCAGCCTGCTGGAGTTCGACGGCCGGGGCGACGGCCGCGCCGTCGAGGTGCTCGGCGAACTGGCGACGGCCGAGCGCGTCGCCGTACTGGTGCCGGGCTCGGACACCACCCTGGACACCTACGACCCGTCGCCCGGCACGCGCAACCCCACCAAGTCCCTGAGCGGCGCCGCCCGTTCGCTGTACGACGAGACGCGGCGCCAGGACCGCGACGCCCGGGTTGCCGTCGTCGCCTGGCTGGGCTACGACGCCCCGGACACGGTCAGCTCGGACGTCCTCACCACCGGCCTCGCGGACGAGGGCGCGGCCGAACTGCGGGCGTTCACGGGCACGTTGCGCCGGGCGGCTCCCGGCGCGCGGGTGGCGCTGCTGTGCCACTCGTACGGTGCGGCCGTCTGCGGCCGTGCGGCCGACGGGTCGGCCGCCGCGGACATCGCGTTCTACGGCAGCCCCGGCACCGGTGCCGCCGACGCGGGCGGCCTGGGCACCGGCGCCCGCGTCTGGGCGGGGCGCGGCTCGGACGACTGGATCGCGCACGTCCCGCACGCGGGCCCCGACCTGTTCGGCAGCAACGTCGGCCTCGGCCCGGACCCGCTGGACGCGGACTTCGGCGCCCGCCGCTTCGCCGCCGGGAACGCGGGGCACAGCGACTATCTGCGGCCCGACTCCGTGTCGCTCCGCAACCTCGCGCGGATCGCGCGCGGCGACGCCGGGGCGGTCAGCCATGGCTGA
- a CDS encoding adenylosuccinate synthase: protein MPALVLLGAQWGDEGKGKATDLLGGSVDYVVRYQGGNNAGHTVVVGDETYALHLLPSGILSPGCTPVIGNGVVVDPAVLLSELSGLDARGVDTSKLLISGNAHLITPYHETLDKVTERFLGKRKIGTTGRGIGPTYADKINRVGIRVQDLFDESILLQKVEAALDHKNQVLAKLYNRRAIAAEQVVEELLGYAEQLRGYVADTTLILNDAVDAGKVVLFEGGQGTLLDVDHGTYPFVTSSNPTAGGACTGSGVGPTKISRVIGILKAYTTRVGAGPFPTELLDDDGEALRRIGGERGVTTGRDRRCGWFDAVIARYATRVNGLTDFFLTKLDVLTGWERIPVCVAYEVEGVRVEELPYSQSDFHHAKPVYEYLPGWSEDITGAKTLSDLPKNAQAYVKALEEMSGAPISAIGVGPGRDETIQVNSFL from the coding sequence GTGCCCGCACTTGTGCTGCTCGGTGCTCAGTGGGGTGACGAGGGCAAGGGAAAGGCCACCGATCTGCTCGGCGGCTCGGTCGACTACGTGGTGCGATACCAGGGCGGAAACAACGCCGGTCACACCGTTGTCGTCGGCGACGAGACGTACGCGCTGCACCTGCTCCCCTCCGGCATTCTCTCGCCGGGGTGCACCCCGGTGATCGGCAACGGCGTCGTCGTCGACCCGGCGGTCCTGCTCTCCGAGCTGAGCGGACTCGACGCGCGCGGCGTGGACACGTCCAAGCTGCTGATCAGTGGTAACGCGCACCTGATCACGCCGTATCACGAGACGCTCGACAAGGTGACGGAACGCTTCCTCGGCAAGCGGAAGATCGGCACCACGGGCCGCGGGATCGGCCCCACGTACGCCGACAAGATCAACCGTGTGGGGATCCGCGTCCAGGACCTGTTCGACGAGTCCATCCTCCTGCAGAAGGTCGAGGCCGCCCTCGACCACAAGAACCAGGTGCTGGCCAAGCTCTACAACCGCCGCGCCATCGCGGCCGAGCAGGTCGTCGAGGAGCTCCTCGGGTACGCCGAGCAGCTGCGCGGCTACGTCGCCGACACCACCCTGATCCTCAACGACGCCGTCGACGCGGGCAAGGTCGTCCTCTTCGAGGGCGGCCAGGGCACGCTCCTGGACGTCGACCACGGCACGTATCCCTTCGTCACGTCCTCCAACCCCACGGCGGGCGGCGCCTGTACGGGGTCGGGCGTCGGGCCGACGAAGATCAGCCGCGTCATCGGCATCCTCAAGGCGTACACCACGCGCGTCGGCGCGGGCCCCTTCCCCACCGAGCTGCTGGACGACGACGGCGAGGCGCTGCGCCGTATCGGCGGCGAGCGCGGCGTGACGACGGGGCGCGACCGGCGCTGCGGCTGGTTCGACGCGGTGATCGCGCGCTACGCGACACGCGTCAACGGGCTCACCGACTTCTTCCTCACCAAGCTCGACGTGCTCACCGGCTGGGAGCGCATCCCGGTCTGCGTCGCGTACGAGGTGGAGGGCGTACGCGTGGAGGAACTGCCGTACAGCCAGAGCGACTTCCACCACGCCAAGCCCGTGTACGAGTACCTGCCGGGCTGGAGTGAGGACATCACCGGCGCGAAGACGCTCAGCGACCTGCCGAAGAACGCACAGGCGTACGTGAAGGCGCTCGAGGAGATGTCGGGCGCCCCCATCTCGGCGATCGGCGTGGGGCCGGGGCGGGACGAGACGATCCAGGTCAACTCGTTCTTGTGA
- a CDS encoding peptidoglycan recognition protein family protein, giving the protein MATRNDRPDSAPEPARRPAPRSPRLPSAFDRRALLRGGLGATAAVGALALGSTGIAHATPTAYADRLSSATGAKRKGTRAVAPEPRVYTTAEWEARPPDGDIVVLDRVPTFIVVHHTADPGNSEDYSLEHAMQICRDIQNYHMDGQGWGDTGQQFTNSRGGFVLEGRHESLGAVRDGSKHVQGANVGGHNSEVIGIENEGIYVEVDVPQALWDSLVGLVAWIAYQYGTAMENIQGHRDFNSTECPGEVLYGRLQELRDAVAGVLGVQSATPALWPLLRPGDSGHQVRAAQHLLRAKGFERLPVDGVFGTATKQAVAKLADTHGVEQIECAALHHRTTDETGYLGSDIWPLLTPHVRAGENSEVSKAVSTLKGATRESVPADALGELDWKRLLA; this is encoded by the coding sequence ATGGCCACGAGGAACGACAGACCAGACTCGGCACCGGAGCCGGCGCGCCGGCCGGCCCCCCGATCGCCGCGGCTCCCCTCCGCGTTCGACCGCCGCGCTCTGCTGCGCGGAGGCCTGGGCGCGACGGCGGCCGTCGGCGCGCTCGCGCTGGGCAGCACCGGGATCGCGCACGCAACCCCCACGGCGTACGCGGACCGGCTGTCCAGCGCGACGGGCGCGAAGAGGAAGGGCACAAGGGCCGTCGCGCCCGAGCCACGGGTCTACACCACCGCCGAGTGGGAGGCCCGCCCGCCGGACGGCGACATCGTCGTCCTGGACCGGGTGCCGACGTTCATCGTCGTGCACCACACGGCCGACCCCGGCAACAGCGAGGACTACTCGCTGGAACACGCCATGCAGATCTGCCGGGACATCCAGAACTACCACATGGACGGCCAGGGCTGGGGCGACACCGGCCAGCAGTTCACCAACAGCCGCGGCGGCTTCGTACTCGAGGGCCGGCACGAGAGCCTCGGCGCCGTACGCGACGGCTCCAAGCACGTGCAGGGCGCCAACGTCGGCGGCCACAACAGCGAGGTCATCGGGATCGAGAACGAGGGCATCTACGTCGAGGTCGACGTGCCCCAGGCGCTCTGGGACTCGCTCGTCGGACTCGTCGCGTGGATCGCCTACCAGTACGGCACCGCCATGGAGAACATCCAGGGCCACCGGGACTTCAACTCCACCGAGTGCCCCGGCGAGGTGCTGTACGGGCGGTTGCAGGAGCTGCGTGACGCGGTCGCCGGCGTGCTCGGCGTGCAGTCCGCGACGCCCGCGCTGTGGCCGCTGCTGCGGCCGGGCGACAGCGGGCACCAGGTCCGCGCGGCGCAGCACCTGCTGCGCGCGAAGGGGTTCGAACGGCTGCCGGTGGACGGCGTGTTCGGTACGGCCACCAAGCAGGCCGTGGCCAAACTGGCGGACACGCACGGCGTGGAGCAGATCGAGTGCGCCGCGCTGCACCACCGTACGACCGACGAGACGGGCTATCTCGGCTCGGACATCTGGCCGTTGCTCACGCCGCACGTACGGGCGGGGGAGAACAGCGAGGTGTCCAAGGCGGTCAGCACGCTGAAGGGCGCCACGCGCGAGAGCGTCCCCGCGGACGCGCTCGGCGAGCTCGACTGGAAGCGCCTGCTGGCCTGA
- a CDS encoding alpha/beta hydrolase family protein gives MSDETEQDALLGLKPVAPERTERYGPHPSQLVDLYGTAGSGPRITVLHGGFWREKYDRTHLSPLAAALAERGYAVELVEYRRTGGGGGWPQTAEDVDAALEHLGAPPHVLLGHSAGGQLALWAAAKRERAASARILAVAPVADLVRAHELRLSDGAVAEFLAGEEKPGNGWSDRLYDADPMKQMPRVPVEILHGTADRIVPVELSRRYTNDWGARLHLLACGHYAPVTPNTPAFGVLLDALR, from the coding sequence TTGAGCGATGAAACGGAACAGGACGCGCTGCTCGGGCTGAAGCCCGTGGCGCCGGAGCGCACCGAACGGTACGGACCGCACCCCTCGCAGCTCGTCGATCTGTACGGGACGGCGGGCAGCGGCCCGCGTATCACCGTGCTGCACGGCGGGTTCTGGCGGGAGAAGTACGACCGGACCCATCTGTCGCCGCTGGCAGCGGCGTTGGCCGAGCGCGGGTACGCGGTCGAGCTGGTGGAGTACCGCCGTACGGGCGGTGGCGGCGGCTGGCCGCAGACGGCGGAGGACGTCGACGCCGCGCTGGAGCATCTCGGCGCGCCGCCGCATGTCCTCCTCGGCCACTCCGCGGGCGGCCAGCTCGCGCTGTGGGCGGCGGCGAAACGGGAGCGGGCGGCGAGCGCCCGCATCCTCGCGGTGGCGCCCGTCGCGGACCTGGTGCGCGCGCACGAACTGCGGCTGAGCGACGGGGCGGTGGCCGAGTTCCTCGCCGGCGAGGAGAAGCCGGGGAACGGCTGGTCGGACCGGCTGTACGACGCCGACCCGATGAAGCAGATGCCGCGCGTGCCCGTGGAGATCCTGCACGGCACGGCGGACCGGATCGTTCCGGTGGAGCTGTCGCGCCGGTACACGAACGACTGGGGCGCCCGGCTGCACCTGCTGGCGTGCGGCCACTACGCGCCGGTCACCCCGAACACCCCGGCGTTCGGGGTGCTGTTGGACGCGCTGCGCTGA
- the arsM gene encoding arsenite methyltransferase — MAEHSTDLRETVRARYAAAATSVTSGASRSEGGCGVPGEGGCCGPEAVEVDDGFGAALYAPEERGGLPAEALAASLGCGNPTAVADLREGDRVLDLGSGGGIDVLLSARRVGPTGRAYGLDMTDEMLALALANARKAGAANVEFLKGTIEAIPLPADTIDAVISNCVINLSTDKPAVFAETYRVLAPGGRFGVSDVVADDALSPEQRAERGTYVDCIAGALSFAEYRQGLEAAGFTDVEITPTHAVAEGLHSAIIRATKPADHPSPSGV; from the coding sequence ATGGCTGAACACTCCACTGACCTGCGCGAGACCGTACGGGCCCGGTACGCCGCCGCGGCCACATCGGTCACCTCCGGCGCGAGCCGGAGCGAGGGCGGGTGCGGCGTGCCGGGTGAGGGCGGCTGCTGCGGCCCCGAGGCGGTCGAGGTCGACGACGGTTTCGGCGCCGCGCTCTACGCCCCCGAGGAACGCGGCGGCCTCCCCGCCGAGGCGCTCGCCGCCTCCCTCGGCTGCGGCAACCCCACCGCCGTCGCCGATCTCCGCGAGGGTGACCGCGTGCTGGACCTCGGCTCCGGCGGCGGCATCGACGTCCTGCTGTCCGCCCGCCGCGTCGGGCCGACGGGCCGGGCGTACGGCCTGGACATGACCGACGAGATGCTCGCCCTCGCGCTGGCCAACGCCAGGAAGGCAGGCGCGGCGAACGTCGAGTTCCTCAAGGGCACCATCGAGGCCATCCCGCTGCCCGCGGACACCATCGACGCCGTCATCTCGAACTGCGTCATCAACCTGTCGACGGACAAGCCCGCCGTGTTCGCCGAGACCTACCGCGTCCTGGCGCCCGGCGGCCGCTTCGGCGTCTCCGACGTCGTCGCCGACGACGCGCTCAGCCCCGAACAGCGCGCCGAACGCGGCACGTACGTCGACTGCATCGCCGGTGCACTGTCCTTCGCCGAGTACCGGCAGGGCCTGGAGGCCGCCGGGTTCACGGACGTCGAGATCACCCCGACCCACGCCGTCGCCGAGGGCCTGCACTCCGCGATCATCCGCGCCACCAAGCCCGCCGACCACCCAAGCCCGTCCGGCGTTTGA
- a CDS encoding M23 family metallopeptidase — protein sequence MTRTPHITGRTLRLLAVAASAGGLIATAVAVTPAAAQPAAAAYQASCPTDAQISQGYHEGHDGVDLANALGTPIFAAGPGTVTESGEASGYGQWVRIKHDDGSVTEYGHMYERFVAVGDTVTGGQKIASMGSEGQSTGPHLHFEVHLDGGYGFGDDPLAYMAERGVQLPCVP from the coding sequence ATGACCCGCACCCCCCACATCACGGGCCGTACGCTTCGCCTGCTCGCAGTCGCCGCCTCCGCCGGCGGGCTGATCGCCACCGCCGTCGCGGTGACCCCCGCCGCGGCCCAGCCCGCGGCCGCCGCTTACCAGGCGTCCTGCCCCACCGACGCCCAGATCAGCCAGGGTTACCACGAGGGCCACGACGGCGTGGACCTCGCCAACGCCCTGGGCACGCCCATCTTCGCGGCCGGTCCCGGCACCGTCACCGAGTCCGGTGAGGCGAGCGGTTACGGCCAGTGGGTCCGTATCAAGCACGACGACGGGTCCGTCACCGAGTACGGCCACATGTACGAGCGGTTCGTTGCCGTCGGGGACACCGTGACCGGCGGGCAGAAGATCGCCTCGATGGGCAGTGAGGGCCAGTCGACCGGGCCGCACCTGCACTTCGAGGTGCATCTGGACGGCGGTTACGGATTCGGTGACGACCCGTTGGCCTACATGGCCGAGCGCGGCGTCCAGCTCCCCTGCGTGCCGTAA
- a CDS encoding DUF4232 domain-containing protein: protein MRTRLASRSARLALAAAAALALAAGATATANAGTFTGDGGAGAASTACDMDELNFTVSEETQAGGYLLVTAEAKSHVTCFLEGVTPSASFGSDADTQVSPAEHGPSDRVTVSGMNKAYFGVNPKSVNEDGGVQFDVLHLAVEGDEYNPVTLDLPHTVTVNKPIATNWHNDPSEAVPFAN from the coding sequence ATGCGTACACGTCTCGCCTCTCGTTCCGCCCGCCTCGCCCTGGCCGCCGCTGCGGCGCTGGCCCTCGCGGCAGGCGCCACCGCCACGGCCAACGCCGGCACGTTCACCGGCGACGGCGGAGCCGGTGCCGCGTCGACGGCCTGCGACATGGACGAACTGAACTTCACTGTCAGCGAGGAGACACAGGCCGGCGGCTACCTCCTCGTCACCGCCGAGGCCAAGTCCCATGTCACCTGCTTCCTGGAGGGCGTCACCCCCTCCGCGTCCTTCGGCTCCGACGCCGACACCCAGGTCTCCCCCGCCGAGCACGGCCCCAGCGACAGGGTCACCGTCTCCGGCATGAACAAGGCCTACTTCGGCGTCAACCCCAAGAGCGTCAACGAGGACGGGGGCGTGCAGTTCGACGTGCTCCACCTCGCCGTCGAGGGCGACGAGTACAACCCCGTCACCCTTGACCTCCCCCACACCGTGACGGTCAACAAGCCCATCGCCACCAACTGGCACAACGACCCGTCCGAGGCCGTGCCCTTCGCCAACTGA